In a single window of the Mesoplodon densirostris isolate mMesDen1 chromosome 18, mMesDen1 primary haplotype, whole genome shotgun sequence genome:
- the PSMC3IP gene encoding homologous-pairing protein 2 homolog isoform X3, translating into MSKGRAEAVAGASGILLRYLQEQNRPYSAQDVFGNLQREHGLGKAAVVKALDQLAQQGKIKEKMYGKQKIYFADQEQFDMVSDADLQVLDAKIVALTAKVQSLQQSCRHMEAELKELTSALTTPEMQKEIQELKKECAGYTERLKNIKAATNHVTPEEKEQVYRARQRYCKEWRKRKRMGAGFCFLSGNRAV; encoded by the exons ATGAGTAAAGGCCGGGCGGAAGCCGTGGCGGGAG CCTCCGGGATCCTGCTGAGGTACCTACAGGAGCAGAACCGGCCGTACAGCGCCCAGGACGTGTTCGGGAACCTGCAGCGGGAACACGGACTGGGCAAGGCG gCGGTGGTGAAGGCGCTGGACCAGCTGGCCCAACAAGGCAAGATCAAAGAGAAGATGTACGGCAAGCAGAAGATATACTTTGCTGACCAG GAACAATTTGACATGGTCAGTGATGCTGACCTCCAAGTCCTGGATGCCAAAATCGTGGCCCTGACTGCTAAGGTGCAGAGCTTGCAGCAGAGCTGCCGCCACATGGAGGCTG AGCTGAAGGAGTTAACTAGTGCCCTGACCACACCGGAGATGCAGAAAGAGATCCAGGAGTTAAAGAAGGAATGTGCTGGCTACACAGAGAGACTGAAGAACATCAAAGCTGCCACCAACCATGTGACTCCAGAAGAGAAAGagcag GTGTACAGAGCGAGGCAGAGGTACTGCAAGGAGTGGAGGAAGCGCAAGAGGATG GGGGCAGGGTTTTGTTTCTTGTCAGGCAACAGAGCTGTTTGA
- the MLX gene encoding max-like protein X isoform X3, protein MTEPGASPEDPWVKVEYAYSDNSLDPDDEDSDYHQESYKESYKDRRRRAHTQAEQKRRDAIKRGYDDLQTIVPTCQQQDFSIGSQKLSKAIVLQKTIDYIQFLHKEKKKQEEEVSTLRKDVMALKIMKVNYEQIVKAHQDNPHEGEDQVSDQVKFNVFQGIMDSLFQSFNASISVASFQELSACVFSWIEEHCKPQTLREIVIGVLHQLKNQLY, encoded by the exons ATGACGGAGCCGGGCGCCTCTCCGGAGGACCCCTGGGTCAAG GTCGAGTATGCGTACAGCGACAACAGCCTGGACCCCG ATGACGAGGACAGCGATTACCACCAGGAATCCTACAAGGAGTCCTACAAGGACCGGCGGCGGCGAGCACACACTCAGGCTGAGCAGAAGAGGAGGGATGCCATCAAG AGAGGCTATGACGACCTGCAGACCATCGTCCCCACCTGTCAGCAGCAGGACTTCTCCATCGGCTCCCAGAAGCTCAGCAAGGCCATCGTTCTGCAGAAGA ccATTGACTACATCCAGTTTTTgcacaaggagaagaaaaagcaggaggaggaggtATCCACGCTACGCAAGGACGTCATGGCCCTAAAGATCATGAAAGT GAACTACGAGCAGATCGTGAAGGCACACCAGGACAACCCCCATGAGGGGGAGGACCAGGTCTCTGACCAGGTGAAGTTCAACGTGTTTCAAGGCATCATGGACTCCCTCTTCCAGTCCTTCAATGCCTCTATCTCCGTGGCCAGCTTCCAGGAGCTGTCGGCCTGTGTCTTCAGCTGGATTGAGGAGCACTGTAAGCCTCAG ACCCTACGGGAGATTGTGATTGGTGTTCTACATCAATTGAAGAACCAGCTTTACTGA
- the MLX gene encoding max-like protein X isoform X1 gives MTEPGASPEDPWVKASPVGAHAGEGRAGRARARRGSGRRGDSLKSPELPPLSGPRGCREDSSHPACAKVEYAYSDNSLDPGLFVESTRKGSVVSRANSIGSTSASSVPNTDDEDSDYHQESYKESYKDRRRRAHTQAEQKRRDAIKRGYDDLQTIVPTCQQQDFSIGSQKLSKAIVLQKTIDYIQFLHKEKKKQEEEVSTLRKDVMALKIMKVNYEQIVKAHQDNPHEGEDQVSDQVKFNVFQGIMDSLFQSFNASISVASFQELSACVFSWIEEHCKPQTLREIVIGVLHQLKNQLY, from the exons ATGACGGAGCCGGGCGCCTCTCCGGAGGACCCCTGGGTCAAGGCAAGCCCCGTGGGCGCGCACGCCGGCGAGGGGAGGGCGGGTCGGGCTCGTGCACGTAGGGGGTCCGGAAGACGAGGGGACTCCCTGAAGTCCCCAGAGCTACCCCCGCTCTCCGGGCCCCGGGGCTGCAGAGAAGACAGCTCTCACCCCGCGTGTGCCAAG GTCGAGTATGCGTACAGCGACAACAGCCTGGACCCCG GGCTCTTTGTAGAAAGCACCCGCAAGGGGAGTGTAGTGTCCAGAGCTAACAGCATCGGTTCCACCAGTGCCTCTTCTGTCCCCAACACAG ATGACGAGGACAGCGATTACCACCAGGAATCCTACAAGGAGTCCTACAAGGACCGGCGGCGGCGAGCACACACTCAGGCTGAGCAGAAGAGGAGGGATGCCATCAAG AGAGGCTATGACGACCTGCAGACCATCGTCCCCACCTGTCAGCAGCAGGACTTCTCCATCGGCTCCCAGAAGCTCAGCAAGGCCATCGTTCTGCAGAAGA ccATTGACTACATCCAGTTTTTgcacaaggagaagaaaaagcaggaggaggaggtATCCACGCTACGCAAGGACGTCATGGCCCTAAAGATCATGAAAGT GAACTACGAGCAGATCGTGAAGGCACACCAGGACAACCCCCATGAGGGGGAGGACCAGGTCTCTGACCAGGTGAAGTTCAACGTGTTTCAAGGCATCATGGACTCCCTCTTCCAGTCCTTCAATGCCTCTATCTCCGTGGCCAGCTTCCAGGAGCTGTCGGCCTGTGTCTTCAGCTGGATTGAGGAGCACTGTAAGCCTCAG ACCCTACGGGAGATTGTGATTGGTGTTCTACATCAATTGAAGAACCAGCTTTACTGA
- the COASY gene encoding LOW QUALITY PROTEIN: bifunctional coenzyme A synthase (The sequence of the model RefSeq protein was modified relative to this genomic sequence to represent the inferred CDS: deleted 1 base in 1 codon): MAVFRSGLLVLTTPLTSLAPRLAPILTSAARLVNHTLYVHLQPGMSLGGPAQPQSSPVQATFEVIDFITHLYAGADVHRHLDVRILLTNIRTQSFLPPLTSSVQNLAHPPEVVLTDFQTLDGSQYNPAKQQLERYATSCYSCCPQLSSVLLYPDYGPGVLPVGSLDVPLLSTISPASPEGRSAKQPLRGHQRGAVGGTFDRLHNAHKVLLSVACLLAQEQLVVGVADKDLLKSKLLPELLQPYAERVEHLSEFLVDIKPSLTFDIIPLLDPYGPAGSDPSLEFLVVSEETYRGGMAVNRLRLENDLEELTLYQIQLLKDLNHKENEEDKVSSSSFRQQMLGNLLRPPHKRPELPPGFYVIGLTGISGSGKSSVAQRLKGLGAYVIDSDHLGHRAYAPGGPAYQPVVKAFGTDILHKDGIINRKVLGSRVFGNKKQLKILTDITWPVIAKLAREEMEQAMAEGKHVCVIDAAMLLEAGWQNMVHEVWTVVIPETEAVRRIVERDGLSEAAAQSRLQSQMSGQQLVDQSHVVLSTLWEPHVTQCQVEKAWALLQKRIPRHHQAHDGQ, translated from the exons ATGGCCGTATTCCGGTCGGGCCTCCTGGTGTTGACAACGCCGCTGACCTCCCTGGCCCCTCGCCTGGCCCCCATCCTGACCTCGGCGGCCCGGTTGGTGAATCACACGCTCTATGTACACCTGCAACCGGGCATGAGCCTGGGCGGCCCGGCTCAGCCCCAGTCCAGCCCCGTGCAGGCCACGTTTGAAGTTATCGATTTCATCACGCACCTCTACGCTGGCGCCGACGTCCACAGGCACCTGGACGTTAGAATTCTGCTGACCAATATCCGAACCCAGAGCTTTCTCCCTCCCCTGACCAGCTCAGTCCAGAACCTGGCCCACCCGCCGGAAGTGGTGCTGACCGACTTCCAGACCCTGGATGGAAGCCAGTACAACCCAGCCAAGCAACAGCTCGAGCGTTATGCTACCAGCTGTTACAGCTGTTGTCCGCAACTGTCTTCAGTGCTCCTATACCCCGATTATGGGCCTGGAGTTCTGCCCGTGGGGTCCCTGGACGTCCCCTTACTCTCCACCATCAGCCCAGCCTCCCCCGAGGGCAGGTCTGCCAAGCAGCCATTGCGTGGCCACCAGCGCGGTGCTGTGGGTGGCACCTTTGACCGCCTGCACAATGCCCACAAGGTGTTGCTCAGCGTCGCATGCCTCCTGGCTCAGGAGCAGCTTGTGGTGGGAGTAGCAGACAAAGACCTGTTGAAGA GCAAGTTGCTCCCTGAGCTGCTCCAACCCTACGCAGAACGCGTGGAACATCTGAGTGAGTTCCTGGTGGACATCAAGCCCTCCTTGACTTTTGATATCATCCCCCTGCTGGACCCCTATGGGCCCGCTGGCTCTGACCCCTCTCTGGAGTTCCTGGTGGTCAGCGAGGAGACCTATCGTGGGGGGATGGCCGTCAACCGCCTCCGCCTTGAGAAT GACCTGGAGGAGCTCACCTTGTACCAGATCCAGCTGCTGAAGGACCTAAACCACAAGGAAAACGAAGAGGACAAAGTCAGCTCCTCCAGCTTCCGCCAACAAATGCTGGGAAACCTGCTCCGGCCTCCACAT AAGAGGCCAGAGCTCCCCCCAGGTTTCTACGTGATTGGGCTGACGGGCATCAGTGGCTCTGGGAAGAGCTCAGTAGCTCAGCGGCTGAAGGGCCTGGGGGCATATGTTATCGACAGTGACCACCTGGGCCACCGGGCCTATGCCCCGGGCGGTCCTGCCTACCAGCCGGTTGTGAAAGCCTTTGGAACAG ATATTCTCCATAAAGATGGCATTATCAACAGGAAGGTCCTAGGCAGCCGGGTGTTTGGGAACAAG AAGCAGCTGAAGATACTCACGGACATTACGTGGCCAGTTATCGCAAAGCTGGCCAGAGAGGAAATGGAGCAGGCTATGGCTGAGG GAAAGCATGTGTGCGTGATTGATGCCGCCATGCTGCTTGAAGCAGGCTGGCAGAACATGGTCCATGAGGTGTGGACCGTTGTCATCCCTGAGACTGAG GCTGTACGACGCATTGTGGAGAGGGATGGCTTGAGTGAGGCTGCGGCTCAAAGCCGGCTGCAGAGCCAGATGAGTGGGCAGCAGCTTGTGGACCAGAGCCACGTGGTGCTGAGCACCCTGTGGGAGCCACACGTCACCCAGTGCCAG GTGGAGAAAGCCTGGGCCCTCCTGCAGAAGCGCATC CCGAGGCACCATCAGGCCCATGACGGACAATGA
- the PSMC3IP gene encoding homologous-pairing protein 2 homolog isoform X1 — protein MSKGRAEAVAGASGILLRYLQEQNRPYSAQDVFGNLQREHGLGKAAVVKALDQLAQQGKIKEKMYGKQKIYFADQEQFDMVSDADLQVLDAKIVALTAKVQSLQQSCRHMEAELKELTSALTTPEMQKEIQELKKECAGYTERLKNIKAATNHVTPEEKEQVYRARQRYCKEWRKRKRMGFVSCQATELFDAILEGYPKSKKQFFEEVGIETDEDYNLKLPDP, from the exons ATGAGTAAAGGCCGGGCGGAAGCCGTGGCGGGAG CCTCCGGGATCCTGCTGAGGTACCTACAGGAGCAGAACCGGCCGTACAGCGCCCAGGACGTGTTCGGGAACCTGCAGCGGGAACACGGACTGGGCAAGGCG gCGGTGGTGAAGGCGCTGGACCAGCTGGCCCAACAAGGCAAGATCAAAGAGAAGATGTACGGCAAGCAGAAGATATACTTTGCTGACCAG GAACAATTTGACATGGTCAGTGATGCTGACCTCCAAGTCCTGGATGCCAAAATCGTGGCCCTGACTGCTAAGGTGCAGAGCTTGCAGCAGAGCTGCCGCCACATGGAGGCTG AGCTGAAGGAGTTAACTAGTGCCCTGACCACACCGGAGATGCAGAAAGAGATCCAGGAGTTAAAGAAGGAATGTGCTGGCTACACAGAGAGACTGAAGAACATCAAAGCTGCCACCAACCATGTGACTCCAGAAGAGAAAGagcag GTGTACAGAGCGAGGCAGAGGTACTGCAAGGAGTGGAGGAAGCGCAAGAGGATG GGTTTTGTTTCTTGTCAGGCAACAGAGCTGTTTGATGCAATCCTTGAAGGATACCCCAAGAGCAAGAAGCAGTTTTTT GAGGAAGTTGGGATAGAGACAGATGAAGATTACAACCTCAAGCTCCCAGATCCCTGA
- the PSMC3IP gene encoding homologous-pairing protein 2 homolog isoform X2 codes for MSKGRAEAVAGASGILLRYLQEQNRPYSAQDVFGNLQREHGLGKAAVVKALDQLAQQGKIKEKMYGKQKIYFADQEQFDMVSDADLQVLDAKIVALTAKVQSLQQSCRHMEAELKELTSALTTPEMQKEIQELKKECAGYTERLKNIKAATNHVTPEEKEQVYRARQRYCKEWRKRKRMATELFDAILEGYPKSKKQFFEEVGIETDEDYNLKLPDP; via the exons ATGAGTAAAGGCCGGGCGGAAGCCGTGGCGGGAG CCTCCGGGATCCTGCTGAGGTACCTACAGGAGCAGAACCGGCCGTACAGCGCCCAGGACGTGTTCGGGAACCTGCAGCGGGAACACGGACTGGGCAAGGCG gCGGTGGTGAAGGCGCTGGACCAGCTGGCCCAACAAGGCAAGATCAAAGAGAAGATGTACGGCAAGCAGAAGATATACTTTGCTGACCAG GAACAATTTGACATGGTCAGTGATGCTGACCTCCAAGTCCTGGATGCCAAAATCGTGGCCCTGACTGCTAAGGTGCAGAGCTTGCAGCAGAGCTGCCGCCACATGGAGGCTG AGCTGAAGGAGTTAACTAGTGCCCTGACCACACCGGAGATGCAGAAAGAGATCCAGGAGTTAAAGAAGGAATGTGCTGGCTACACAGAGAGACTGAAGAACATCAAAGCTGCCACCAACCATGTGACTCCAGAAGAGAAAGagcag GTGTACAGAGCGAGGCAGAGGTACTGCAAGGAGTGGAGGAAGCGCAAGAGGATG GCAACAGAGCTGTTTGATGCAATCCTTGAAGGATACCCCAAGAGCAAGAAGCAGTTTTTT GAGGAAGTTGGGATAGAGACAGATGAAGATTACAACCTCAAGCTCCCAGATCCCTGA
- the MLX gene encoding max-like protein X isoform X2, with translation MTEPGASPEDPWVKVEYAYSDNSLDPGLFVESTRKGSVVSRANSIGSTSASSVPNTDDEDSDYHQESYKESYKDRRRRAHTQAEQKRRDAIKRGYDDLQTIVPTCQQQDFSIGSQKLSKAIVLQKTIDYIQFLHKEKKKQEEEVSTLRKDVMALKIMKVNYEQIVKAHQDNPHEGEDQVSDQVKFNVFQGIMDSLFQSFNASISVASFQELSACVFSWIEEHCKPQTLREIVIGVLHQLKNQLY, from the exons ATGACGGAGCCGGGCGCCTCTCCGGAGGACCCCTGGGTCAAG GTCGAGTATGCGTACAGCGACAACAGCCTGGACCCCG GGCTCTTTGTAGAAAGCACCCGCAAGGGGAGTGTAGTGTCCAGAGCTAACAGCATCGGTTCCACCAGTGCCTCTTCTGTCCCCAACACAG ATGACGAGGACAGCGATTACCACCAGGAATCCTACAAGGAGTCCTACAAGGACCGGCGGCGGCGAGCACACACTCAGGCTGAGCAGAAGAGGAGGGATGCCATCAAG AGAGGCTATGACGACCTGCAGACCATCGTCCCCACCTGTCAGCAGCAGGACTTCTCCATCGGCTCCCAGAAGCTCAGCAAGGCCATCGTTCTGCAGAAGA ccATTGACTACATCCAGTTTTTgcacaaggagaagaaaaagcaggaggaggaggtATCCACGCTACGCAAGGACGTCATGGCCCTAAAGATCATGAAAGT GAACTACGAGCAGATCGTGAAGGCACACCAGGACAACCCCCATGAGGGGGAGGACCAGGTCTCTGACCAGGTGAAGTTCAACGTGTTTCAAGGCATCATGGACTCCCTCTTCCAGTCCTTCAATGCCTCTATCTCCGTGGCCAGCTTCCAGGAGCTGTCGGCCTGTGTCTTCAGCTGGATTGAGGAGCACTGTAAGCCTCAG ACCCTACGGGAGATTGTGATTGGTGTTCTACATCAATTGAAGAACCAGCTTTACTGA